In one Pseudodesulfovibrio tunisiensis genomic region, the following are encoded:
- a CDS encoding sigma-54-dependent transcriptional regulator, producing the protein MRILLIDDEVEFLTPLTKRLKRRGIDVSVAGSGEQALEWLASHDMDVAVLDMKMPGMDGIETLQEIKRLHPDVEVIMLTGHASVEAAIKGMELGAFDYMMKPVELDELVFKLEDAMQRKKLHAPGGAEHETNTAG; encoded by the coding sequence ATGCGAATCCTGCTCATTGACGACGAAGTCGAATTCCTGACCCCACTGACCAAGCGGTTGAAGCGTCGCGGCATCGACGTTTCCGTGGCGGGCAGCGGCGAGCAGGCTCTGGAGTGGCTGGCCAGCCACGACATGGACGTGGCCGTGCTGGACATGAAGATGCCCGGCATGGACGGCATCGAGACCCTGCAGGAAATCAAGCGGCTCCATCCGGACGTGGAAGTGATCATGCTCACGGGCCACGCCAGCGTGGAAGCGGCAATCAAGGGAATGGAACTCGGCGCCTTCGACTACATGATGAAGCCCGTCGAACTGGACGAACTGGTCTTCAAGCTCGAAGACGCCATGCAACGCAAGAAGCTCCATGCCCCGGGGGGCGCGGAGCACGAGACGAATACAGCCGGATGA
- a CDS encoding response regulator → MNDGRTIRVLLVDDETGFVDVLAKRMIKRGFSVIPALSGTEAIQILRRHDFDVAVLDLKMEDMDGIEVLKFFKKMVPEMPVIMLTGHGSEQAARDGVAFGAFDYLLKPCDLDTLVQKIREAVE, encoded by the coding sequence ATGAACGACGGCAGAACCATACGGGTGCTTCTGGTGGATGACGAAACCGGGTTCGTGGACGTGCTGGCCAAGCGCATGATCAAACGGGGATTTTCCGTGATTCCGGCCTTGTCCGGAACCGAGGCCATACAGATTCTCCGGCGGCACGACTTCGATGTGGCCGTGCTGGACCTGAAGATGGAGGACATGGACGGCATCGAAGTGCTGAAGTTTTTCAAGAAGATGGTCCCGGAAATGCCGGTGATCATGCTTACGGGCCACGGCTCGGAACAGGCGGCCAGAGACGGCGTTGCCTTTGGCGCATTCGACTACCTGCTCAAGCCGTGCGACCTGGACACTCTGGTTCAGAAAATCCGGGAAGCCGTGGAATGA